The following nucleotide sequence is from Tenrec ecaudatus isolate mTenEca1 chromosome X, mTenEca1.hap1, whole genome shotgun sequence.
ttgctgatgaatatcaaggactacagccttctgTATAAACtacaatttaaggtaaagaaaacaaaaagattcaCAACTGGAGCAGTAGGTAACATGAGaagtgaagaaaagattgaagacgACAAGGATTTTGTCGTGGTTGGATCAACAATCAACGACCATGGGAGCAGAAGTGAAGAGATCACACAACACATGGCAttgagtgaatctgctgcacaggcctcTTTAACGTGTCCAAAAGCAAGGATggggctttgaggactaaggtgcacctggtccAAGCCATGGCACTTTTAACCagctcatatgcatgcgaaagttggacattgaataaggaaaataaaagaatgaatgcatttgatttACGGTACTGGTGACAATTACTGAAAGCAAAATGCACTGCCAACGAagaaacatatctgtcttggaagaagtaaagccagaatgttccttagaagctaaGCCAGAAGGATTTTGTCTCAAATACTTTTGGCAAGTTAGCAAGAGAGTTTCGTCCTTGGAAAtagacaccatgcttgataaagtagtagggcagcaaaaaagagggagaccttcaacaagatgggttgacacaatggctgcaacaatgggctcaaacataagaacaattgcgaggacggCCCAGGACTGGGAGGTGTCTTgatctgttgtacacaaggtcgtTATGAGTAGGAACTGGCcctatggcatctaacaacagagaACAGAGAGAGAGGAGTGTTCCATTTGGATCTGCTCCGTGCATCACCTTGAGCGATTTCCACAAGTTCCCCAAGAGGCTTCTGAACCAAATAAAGGCAGACTTGTCAGGAGTCCTCAGGAAacaatcctctctctctctcaaaagaaGGCAATCAAAACCCTAGATTTATAGCAgcaactaaggagccctggtgacataatggtcAAGCAATCAGCTGGTAAGtggaaggttagtggtttgaacccaccaactgctctgtggtatAAAGACTTGATGATCTGCTCCTATACATAAAaatgacagcctaggaaaccttatAAGTAAGttatactttgtcctatagggttactatgtgtcagaatcagctcagaGGCACACAACAACATGACAACAACTCAAACATATCGCTCAAACTTGAAACCTTGTCCAACTTCCAGGTGAACTTATCACATCTTTGTCCCATAGAGGGCAGGTCCTATGATTGAAAACTGAGAGGGCTATTTTTAACTGTAAGACATCAGGGCCCAAGAGTAGTAGCCACCTGTGTTGGGTGGCTATCAAACAAAGACAAGGTGAGGTGCAGCGTACCAGGGACTACAGAACATTCCGTCGAATTGTGGCATCAGCACTAGTGGTGACCAGCAGAGAGGAAAGGACCCTGACAAAGAGGCAACCATGCCAGCAGGCATGACAAGACTCAGAAGTAGGGCTCAATGACAGAGGGGATGGAATGTAAGTCCCCACTTCCCCACCTACTGTTGGTACCTGAGCACAGACTGAGTCATGCCAGGGCACTCGCTCAAACACAGTGGATGAGGACCCTGCATTGGTAGGAACAGCAGGCCACCAAGCACAGGtcagagtttcttttcttttcctcagCAGCCCTGTGAGGTAACTCTTTTCACCATGAAAACAGAATCTAAATGAAAGTCTCTGTAAAAATCACCAGTTTTATTCCTTTTGTCTACGACATCCAGAGGTAATTTGATAGTTACATCTCTTGGGATGAGGGTTGTAGTTCTGTTAGTAACAGTTTATTATTTCACTGCACAGGTAATTAACAAATTACTTTAATTGTctgcttttttcttttctgttttatgtTAAGTAATCCACGTAtacacatttgtctttactcttaaaatgagaagatgcaaataggcaaaaagaagaaataaaaattacaaaCCACACAAAGATTCACTGTTAACCTTTTGGTGTATAAAAATCTAGACCATTTCCTTTGCATTATTTCATATGAAAATGTAGCTCAGTCACAGTATTACATAAgtatccatatatatatgtatacatatatactgtTTTGTAAATTGTTACTTTTACTCTGCAATACACAAGGCGCATCTCCCCCCTAAAATGAATGAAACTCCTTCATTCAATGATCTGAAATTGagacaaaaaatgaaaagctgatagcAAGTCATAGGTAAAACAAATTAACAGAAATGGATTGGAGGAAAACAACTGCAAATATTTATCAAGAAAATgcagaccaaaaaaaaagagagaaagcagtGGTGGCAATATTAATAACAGGAAATAGCTGAACTCAGGGCAAAAGCAAATGTATTAAATGGGAGAAGGACGATCCCTAGCATGCCTATGGTTAGCATGCAGGGCCCTGAATTTCTTTCTCAAACACCGTATCTCTTCTAAACACCTCTCCATCTCAtctccttcttttgccatttcttCATCCGTAAAATGCCTATAGTCTATGTCCTCTTTAAATTCCTCAAGCGACTGGAGCAGCCTTTGCCTGAAATTCCCTTCCGTTTGCTGGCGGTCCAAGTCTCCATGATGGCgctcttcctctccctttggCGCGCTGCACTGGGGCTTTCCTTCGTTTTCTTTGCAGGGTTTTTGCATGATGTTCTGGTTGTTTCCTGCTtaactcagagaagaaaatacAGAGAATGAATGCTTGCTGGTTTTTCTGGATTCAGACTTGGCCATTTCTATTGGAGGCACAACTCACCTCATCTCCGGCCCCTGCCCCTTAGGTCCTGCCCTTGAAGTTACAGATGCTGCCCCTCTGTCTGCACATTCTTCCCTGCTACCCCTTTCTACTCCTCCACTCCCAACCTCCCAGCCCTTCCACTttcaccccctctcccctcccaacaCCCCAACCCCTTACCCCACCCCTCTAGTACCTCTCCACCACCCACCCTGTTCCATCCCTATGGGGGTAACCCACCATTTCCCAGGAGACAGGGTTAATGGCTTCTTCCCCAGGGACAGATCGGGGAGGTAGGTTGGAAGATGCAAATTTTAGTTAGCTTTCACCCTTCCTACCTCCCACCCTCAGAGATCCTGGTTGAGGGACTCCCTCACACTGACCTGATCTGGAGTAGTTTCCTCTTTTTTATGACCGGAGAATAACAGGGCCTTGCACCTGCAGACAGAAAGgaaaagggtagagggagggaaatCTCTGTGGGGCTACTAGCCCTAAAGCCCTGAATATGGGATTCTCCTCACTCACATAGTGCCTGAAAtcatcccccctcccctctccccagcaggtgaaaataggtgaagggaattATTTTCAAATCCAATCTAATTGGATATTGTTCACATTCTAGTATTCTAGCTGTTCTCGTCTACAGCCCAGGCCTACTATTTCCTCCAagttagagaaagaaaaagagttcAGAGGTGAACGCTTCCTAGAATAAGAGAAGCCTCTTATTTCTAAACTTTCACTCAATTTCTGGGGGTCTGTCAGAAGACCCATCTCCCTATCTGTCCTCCATGCCCCCTCTCAGCTGGAAATATACAGTTATTTCAAatgaattcacaggggttttcggaAAGAAAGTCAATTGGCATAGCTCCGATTCCAATCACTAGATTCAGGCACTACCACCCCAGAGATATCAGAGGTTCCCTCAAACCAACTTGCTGGAATGTAAGgaatttacctcttccttcccttgaCCTCAAGCAAGCGCCTACAGGGCAGTAAGAAGCTGGTGCTGGGAGGAGAAAGATGCCTGGGAATTTAAAGACCTGCTCTTGTCAGCTCCTGATCACGTGAGGATTATGTCATCTTCCAACTCTAGTCACCACTGTCTCCACCCACCAGCAGTACTGCAGGAGTGGGATGGCTTATCAACcccatgccacccccaccccagaccacACCAGGCCCTGTCACTCACTTTCGTCTTTGCTAATTCCAGAGGTCAAGGCCCCTTCTCTTGGTGGCTGGAATTTGCCTTTCTCTCATTACCAGGGAGGCGCTGCATCTTTCCATAGACATATTAATCACTGCGACATTTTTAGTGTTGCGTTGAGAGGAAGAATTACTTTTCCTTTTCTAGGTGGTAGTCTTCCTTTCACCCAACCGTTCCACCAGCCACTAATAACCATCATATTTCCTCTGCAGTCCAGTCGATTCGAACAAAGTTGGGGTCAGTGGCTCAGTTATAAGTGAAGCACTGACTTGAGTTTGaggttgttttgctttttgcttgtttgtttttcccctgaTAATTTCCTATTCGGTTCTAATTACCTATAAGGATAGCATATCCTTTTAATAAACAAAATatgataaatgtatgtacattttCAAAAGGTTTCAAGGGAAAATGAAAAGAGATCTAACCACCTGTTCCTGATACTGtgtcataaatataaatatagacCTCCAGGCAGACACACTTTTTCAAAATTACGCAGGGCAATTGGAGGTTCCCCTTGTGAGGACCTCCGGGGCACACGGGGCCCTTCCATGAGGTAAACCATGAGGCCCTAATCCCACGGTGCCTTGTTCTTAGAATTGCAGATAGCAATTAATGAAATGTCACACTTCCATTTTCGTATCATGCCCCTTCTCTCCTATTTTTAAACATTCCCATATTCCATATGCTCCCTTCAATATTTGCCCCCAAAGCATGCACCATTTTCTTAGCACCTTCAATCAGAATCCAATCAAACAGTTTTTTATTTCTCCTAGACATTTCCACCTTATTTACATCTCCCCAGGCCTTATTTGGGATCCCTGGGTGATACAAGTGGTCAAGCACTGGCCTACTAACCTAAAGGCTGACAGATTGAATCCATGGAGAGGCACTTCAGAAAAAGATCTGTTGATCTACTTGCAAAAGATCCCAAGCATTGAAAATCAAGGAATGAAGTCGACTATGTAATACAGTTGGAATGGACCCCATGGCAAACGGTTTGGTTTTTACTTTGTGGGTCTTATTCAGAGGGTAGTGGTGATTCAGAAATAGAATCTAGAGATTAGTTCTTATAATACCAAATACAATATAAATGTTACATATATAGCACAGTACCCTCCCTCTTCACCTTTGAAGGTTTGCTTTGATCATTTAATTGCTTTTAAGGAACAATTTTTTAACAGTAACAGGAGTGCCCACAATACAAGTATGGAACAAATGAGTCATGAAGCTGACAGTACTCAAAGAAATATCAGTAAAATGGTGGGAGTCTAAAGCAGGATAGGCCTGCACATCAATTCAACTGAGTGGTTTCAAGCATAGTATTTAACATACTGAAAATTCAACTTTTGCTTTTTGGACTTCCCTGGGATtttttttctgaattattttcaattatttacaccatttgtttgtcagtttgtcatactctggtggtttgtgtgtttctgtgatgctggaattaTGTCACTGAAATTTCTAATACAAGCAGAGTGACCAGCTTTCAACAGAGCTTTAAGACTAACAGAATACGAGAAATAGGAGATTCATATGAAAAATTAATCACTAAACACCTTGAGAATGACAGTGAAACATGATCAGATAATCGGAATCTAATGAGTAGAAGCATAACCTTGTCAGAGAAAgtgcagaagatgagcccctacggtccgaaagcactcaaaatatgactgaggaagaactggtTTCTCAACCATTATGAATTGCTTGGAGTAAagtctttgggaccttcatttgctgatgaggcatttCTCGAGTTAGAAGAAACAGccacaaacatcaattaataattaaaacttggaatgtacaaagtatgaatctaggaaaattagaagttgtcaaacAATGAAATGTAACACATAAAGGTCAATAGCctaggcatttgtgagctgaaatgggctgatgttggacacttttaatcagaaaatcctatggtttactattttaggaatgaaacaatcaagagatgtggcattgcattcatcaccaaaaaaagggagaaaaggacatttcaagatttatcttgaagtacaatgctatttaTGACAGTATAATATCTATCTGCTTACTGGGAAATCCActgaataaaactattattcaaattcatttacccacaaaagctagtgatgaataaatcaaagaattctaccaacatcttcactaATTACCAACTGTATATAGAtaggaagagacccaggataagcaaataccttcttaaaaagaaaagtcaagtaCTACCTGACCTAAACACCTAAATACTACATAGACACAGTATGCAGTCAaaccagcctggtactggtacaatgaaagatacatagaccaatggaacagaaccgAAAATCCAGAAGTAAATGTGTCCACCTACAGgtaaactgatcttcaacaaaggacCAAAAACTTTCAAATGGGATAAAGAGaggctcttcaacaaatggtgttagaTAATTTGGATCtctatatacagaataatgacaCAGGACCCATATCTCTCCCTTTGCACAAAACAAACTCaatatggattaaagacctaaatgtaaaccctagaGTTATCAGGATCACCAATGAGAAAATTGACACAAACTTAAGgaccctattgcagggcatacatagACTACCAAGTATAATATAGGAAGAACACACAATGGAAAACGCAATTGATGACTGGAACTTGATAACTATAAATcgcttatgcacatcaaaagtcttcatccaaagagtaaaatgagagccgaGAGATTGgtcaaaaatattttaacaatGCCACAATGAACAAGGGTCTAATTAACAAAATCTACCGAACTCTACAACTCctcaataagaaaatgacaaatgCCCCAATTAAAAAGTAGGAAAATGACATgatcaatgaaataaaaatgacactcaaatggctaacaaacacatgaaaaaattctCACGAGCTAGTCATCCGGGAGATGAAAattacaatgagataccaccttataCCCACAATAATACCccaaatttaaaaagagaaaaaaatgctggagaggatatgaagaaaattaaacatgtACATACTGCTGGTAGATTTATAAATacatacaaccattatggaaagcaatatggtgctacctaaaacaactgggaatgggaatttcatatgatccagcaatactgttattgggcatataccccaaagaaataagagacacaacatGAATGCACATATGCTTTCCCAAGTttattgcagcactgttcacaatagcaagaaacagaAAGTAGCCCAAATCCCCAGCAGTGGAAGAATAAAGAAActatggcacatacacacaatagaatactatgTATCCCTAAACAATGGGGACAAAAACATGAAACATCACATGACATGAAAGGACCTAGAAAcctttatgctgagtgaagttagtcagtcacaaaaagacaaatactgtAGGAGCCCACTGCTGTAAGGAAAAACACGAAGACATAGGCAGGTTTCTGCTCTCAAGCTACATAAACTTCTGATCTGGTCTCCCAAACAGAGGGGTAGAGAGCCTGGTTAGCATCCATGAAccatatatcacacacacacacccccctgaTATGCACATCTTAAGAGCCACTTGgaaagaggaggcctaacctCAGCTGGGCCATTCCTTTAAGAAAGGGAGAAAAACATCCACACAGCTTTGATGCCATACATAATTGAGATAAGATCACACCAAACCAGCAGACACTCTCACAGGAGTGGGAAGGGAACCTtactggaaactcaagtcaagaTGGGAGAGGAGAGCATCTAGGTTTCAGAAGCCCAGTACTAGATTCCTAGTGAGACACTTTTGACCTGGTTTCTATCCAGCCCGCAGTGATCCAGGCTATGTGCTATGAACTATGGTGACCTTAGAAACTGTCCTTTCAGGGAACACAGCATCCTTCTTGGGCCgtaccagaaggactcaatgtggaaaTCCCACTGAATATACTGGGATTTACCCCAAACTTACCCGTAACACTCAGCCTTCAGACAGAAACTCCCAAGTGTGAGAAGAAACATATGGTTGCCACCACAAGGTTGTGGAATTGACAGTTTCTGGACCTTGGTTAGGATCCCTTGTTTTGTGGGTGCCTGATGAAAGGTGGTTCAGAACCACCATATATCTACTCTTTTAATCCCTTCTTTGCTTTACTAAAACATATATTTAACTGATACGCAAGGTTCTGCCTCTGTGAATACATATTACTGGAAATTTTCCACTATCATCAGTCCCTATGGTCATGGTAAACAGTGCTCAATAATTTCagattttaatctgtacaaatcagcaACTC
It contains:
- the TCEAL7 gene encoding transcription elongation factor A protein-like 7 — its product is MQKPCKENEGKPQCSAPKGEEERHHGDLDRQQTEGNFRQRLLQSLEEFKEDIDYRHFTDEEMAKEGDEMERCLEEIRCLRKKFRALHANHRHARDRPSPI